From Streptomyces sp. HUAS MG91, the proteins below share one genomic window:
- a CDS encoding oxygenase MpaB family protein — translation MKQHDPDPPPPPPGGILWDTAGDIRSLLALPAAFVLQVAHPAVGAGVDDHSVFRTDPWGRGERSLTSVLLWVYGGEAAAEEGRRLRRVHRDIRGTDPRGRQYHALTPAHYAWVHATGFPVSRRARSYFARPFTPEEDERFYAEWLMVGRILGIHDRDMPQTVEEFWPYYAKMLAREIGPNAVVAELTDAHRAIPAPPGSRVLRLLWPLLGPVLARVLRFLSIGLLPPEARAAIGLPWSARQERRLRRWAVLVRWAVPRLPERLRYLPMARRARAASPGAR, via the coding sequence ATGAAACAGCACGACCCCGATCCGCCGCCGCCCCCGCCCGGCGGGATCCTCTGGGACACCGCGGGCGACATCCGCTCCCTGCTCGCGCTGCCCGCCGCGTTCGTCCTCCAGGTCGCGCACCCCGCCGTCGGCGCCGGGGTCGACGACCACTCGGTGTTCCGCACCGACCCGTGGGGCCGCGGTGAGCGCTCGCTGACCTCAGTCCTGCTCTGGGTGTACGGGGGAGAGGCAGCCGCCGAGGAAGGGCGCCGGCTGCGCCGCGTCCACCGCGACATCCGGGGCACCGATCCGCGCGGCCGCCAGTATCACGCGCTCACCCCGGCCCACTACGCGTGGGTGCACGCCACCGGCTTTCCGGTCTCCCGGCGGGCCCGGAGCTACTTCGCGCGGCCGTTCACCCCCGAGGAGGACGAGCGGTTCTACGCGGAGTGGCTGATGGTCGGCCGGATCCTCGGCATCCATGACCGGGACATGCCGCAGACGGTCGAGGAGTTCTGGCCGTACTACGCGAAGATGCTCGCGCGGGAGATCGGGCCGAACGCCGTGGTCGCCGAGCTGACGGACGCCCACCGGGCCATCCCGGCGCCGCCCGGGTCCCGGGTGCTGCGGCTGCTCTGGCCGCTTCTCGGCCCCGTGCTCGCCCGGGTGCTCCGGTTCCTGTCGATCGGGCTGCTGCCGCCGGAGGCCCGCGCGGCGATCGGGTTGCCGTGGTCCGCCCGCCAGGAACGCCGCCTGCGCCGCTGGGCCGTACTGGTCCGCTGGGCTGTCCCCCGCCTCCCCGAACGCCTCCGGTACCTCCCCATGGCCCGGCGAGCGAGAGCGGCGTCGCCGGGTGCACGCTGA